In the Patescibacteria group bacterium genome, CATACCCCGTTTGTTTACGATGCCAAATGCAATATCAAATCTGATATCAGTCAAGAGAGTGTCGAGATATATTTGGATAATCTGCAGTGTGTTAATCAGCATATATTACAAATTGTGGATACAATTTTAAACAAACCGGGAGACAAACCGGTCATCATTCTACAATCAGACGAAGGGCACGAAATCACTCAAGCCCTACCAACTACTACTGATGCGCCAGACGCAGCTCTGCTTGAGAAATTTTCCACCCTCAGTACTTTTTATTTCCCAGATCAAAAATACGATCAGCTTTATCCGGAAATTTCATCGGTTAACACCTTTCGCGTGGTCTTGAATAAATTATTTAACGCCAATATTGCATTATTACCGGACAAAAGTTACGTCAGTGGCGATCAATTCGAGATAAACGATACCAAAGAGGTAACAAATCGCATTAGCGAATTGATCAGAAAATAGACTTATTACAAAATCTTTCAAAACAATGTATTATATACTGGAATATTGAAAGAATAATAAGGAGATCAATGGCTAATAAGGCAATCCACACCAAGGTAGTCTCAGCTAACCATGAAACGGAACTGCGTCGGGATTTTCAAAAACTATTTCGTGACTGCCCCATTCCGGACAATGAGATATTAGAGAATTTGTCCTTATTCTTAAACCGCCAAACTATGTCTCGTATTATATTTATGAACGAGATGTATCAGCGAATCATTAATGTTCACGGTGTAGCCATGGAATTCGGCACTCGTTGGGGCCGAAACTTGGCAATGTTTGAATCGTTTAGAGGAATGTACGAACCGTTCAACTTTAATCGTAAAATTGTTTGTTTTGATACCTTCTCCGGGTTTCCATCTGTCGATGCCAAAGATGGCAAAGCCGATATTATTAAGGAGCAAGCTTTTTCCACCACCGAAAATTACGATGAGTATTTAACCAAAGTACTGGACTATCACGAAAAAGAAAGCCCAATCTCACACATCAAGAAATATGAGATCGTTAAAGGTGATGCTACCAAAACCGTCCACCAATATTTCATTAATAATCCGGAAACCATTGTGGCCATTGCCTATTTTGATTTTGATATCTACGCCCCAACCAAAGAATGCCTGGTGGCGCTCAAAAACC is a window encoding:
- a CDS encoding crotonobetainyl-CoA--carnitine CoA-transferase — encoded protein: MANKAIHTKVVSANHETELRRDFQKLFRDCPIPDNEILENLSLFLNRQTMSRIIFMNEMYQRIINVHGVAMEFGTRWGRNLAMFESFRGMYEPFNFNRKIVCFDTFSGFPSVDAKDGKADIIKEQAFSTTENYDEYLTKVLDYHEKESPISHIKKYEIVKGDATKTVHQYFINNPETIVAIAYFDFDIYAPTKECLVALKNHVTKGTVIGFDELNLHDYPGETLAFKEVFELDKYAIRRSPLVPNASYIVIE